A genomic stretch from Megachile rotundata isolate GNS110a chromosome 1, iyMegRotu1, whole genome shotgun sequence includes:
- the LOC100878731 gene encoding uncharacterized protein LOC100878731: MIGKLVLSLWILGCISLDGEPAAAQEWPTPLDESADEKNDAEIFRAVVESMREWSLHKKLHQRTKREVSKVCYEDVGCFEDTGPFSYLEMLPSPPKDVGTRFLVYGSRKARSIPMEVPADDINDNAHRAIDPDLPTKVIVHGFGSSCDHVWVYEMRSALMTVHECNIVCVDWGPGSAVPNYVRAAANTRLVGRQLAKLIRSLNVPLEKVHLIGFSLGAHVAGFAGAELGNVSRITGLDPAGPLFESQDPRARLDQTDANFVDVIHSNGEQLLLGGLGSWQPMGDVDFYPNGGRMQTGCSNLFLGAVSDIIWSSAVEGRSLCNHRRAYKLFTDSVSPKCRFPAFPCEHGYDGLLRGDCFPCGANNMGKPCGDMGYYSDESPARGQLYLVTRDEEPFCAHQYQVKVYNSRRERPTRSYGKLQVTLVGDGSFNDSFAMTRKDEELLVGSVLQKIVVPHPAISGLEAIEIKYTAYSGWISSGLVSWSIDKVAIIDSFGKTLSVCRKGLTLESGKPIFLPLFAGECNIPTESENSTSPVGRLLQEKQGGIGPFTKEHNYDPKDSFSVETFSNERTSSVSSSKGLGPYTKEQNLRIIERKESFKNFEENGNRRSTSNPWNIVDISADGDSNSLENSDAEKGRGFSGSNFFTKAPSSDPSVESTTEYLPEIREPVLQVNKKEAGRSLKFPEITEPILRPRSARQNTRNEVHVREKQKDEIQETSSTSRAFTVQFLPERLAGILAQAERYARQTLLPLISQYTPSFVTGSRYEEPKYFPPLGEIASEDREETTVNKDQEFDSQTDSNEAKHEDSDEGVSAVVEEVHNGGSNSSKNEWVPIEPVSSRKDHNVSRSLNWGHEKYNWSTHSESSFETNIDDWVPITKKDNSEPSNNSNEVSANDRDVQESVTESLRNETNEDKDERKFIPLFDPDESSTSDDSETRSSTYSHIQKIPRPVGRNASGNLTRSMVFPYAYERKKDPRTRYIPLIPEEDLGRSRFVFDRER; the protein is encoded by the exons GAGAGCCCGCGGCGGCGCAAGAGTGGCCAACGCCTCTCGACGAGTCCGCGGATGAGAAGAACGATGCTGAAATCTTTCGAGCGGTCGTCGAATCCATGAGAGAATGGTCGTTGCACAAGAAATTGCATCAAAGGACGAAGAGAGAGGTGTCGAAAGTCTGCTACGAAGATGTCGGCTGTTTCGAGGACACGGGACCCTTCAGCTACTTGGAGATGCTGCCGTCGCCACCCAAAGATGTCGGCACAAG ATTTCTGGTATACGGTAGCAGAAAAGCGAGGTCGATTCCGATGGAAGTTCCCGCCGATGATATAAACGATAATGCGCATCGTGCCATAGATCCTGATCTACCTACCAAAGTGATTGTACACGGTTTTGGATCCAGCTGCGATCACGTATGGGTTTACGAAATGAGATCCGCGCTAATGACCGTGCACGAGTGTAATATAG TGTGCGTCGATTGGGGTCCAGGAAGTGCAGTTCCTAACTACGTAAGAGCGGCGGCCAATACTCGTTTGGTCGGCAGACAATTAGCGAAACTAATTAGAAGTTTGAACGTACCTTTGGAGAAGGTTCATCTGATTGGGTTCAGCTTGGGCGCCCACGTGGCTGGATTCGCTGGTGCCGAATTGGGAAACGTCTCCAGGATCACAG GTTTGGATCCTGCGGGACCCCTCTTCGAATCCCAAGACCCAAGGGCTCGATTAGACCAGACGGATGCCAACTTCGTCGACGTGATTCACAGCAACGGTGAACAACTGTTGCTGGGTGGTTTGGGTTCCTGGCAACCCATGGGCGACGTAGACTTCTATCCCAACGGTGGCAGAATGCAGACAGGGTGCTCCAATTTGTTCCTTGGCGCTGTTTCAGACATCATTTGGT CGAGCGCCGTCGAGGGCAGGTCGCTGTGCAACCACAGGCGAGCGTACAAGCTCTTCACCGACTCGGTCAGCCCCAAATGTCGCTTCCCGGCGTTTCCATGTGAGCATGGCTACGATGGTCTTCTACGAGGCGACTGTTTCCCTTGCGGAGCGAACAATATGGGGAAACCGTGTGGTGACATGGGTTACTACAGTGATGAGTCGCCGGCGAGGGGTCAACTGTATCTGGTGACCAGGGACGAGGAACCCTTCTGCGCGCATCAGTACCAGGTGAAGGTGTACAACAGCCGTCGCGAACGACCCACCAGAAGTTATGGCAAGTTGCAAGTGACTTTGGTCGGAGATGGCTCTTTTAACGACAGCTTTGCGATGACGCGCAAGGACGAGGAACTTCTGGTGGGGTCCGTCCTTCAGAAGATCGTTGTTCCGCACCCTGCGATATCGGGTTTGGAGGCTATCGAG ATCAAGTACACAGCGTACAGCGGTTGGATATCATCAGGCCTAGTGTCTTGGAGCATCGACAAGGTGGCCATAATCGACAGCTTCGGCAAAACGCTATCCGTCTGCAGGAAGGGCTTGACGTTAGAGTCCGGCAAGCCCATATTCCTCCCCCTGTTCGCCGGGGAATGCAACATACCCACCGAAAGCGAAAATTCGACGTCGCCTGTAGGACGACTGCTACAGGAGAAGCAGGGAGGCATCGGTCCGTTCACCAAAGAGCACAATTACGATCCGAAAGACAGCTTCTCGGTAGAAACCTTCTCAAACGAGCGTACCTCGTCGGTGTCCTCGTCGAAGGGTTTAGGTCCGTACACCAAGGAGCAGAATCTGCGGATAATCGAACGGAAGGAGAGCTTCAAGAACTTCGAGGAGAACGGTAACCGCCGCAGCACCTCGAATCCTTGGAACATCGTCGACATATCTGCGGACGGGGACTCGAATTCTTTGGAGAACTCTGATGCGGAGAAGGGTAGAGGGTTCTCTGGATCCAACTTCTTCACCAAAGCTCCCTCTTCCGATCCTTCCGTCGAATCAACCACGGAGTACTTGCCGGAGATCCGCGAGCCGGTGCTGCAGGTGAACAAGAAGGAAGCAGGGAGGTCCTTGAAGTTCCCCGAAATAACGGAGCCGATTCTAAGGCCGCGCTCCGCTAGGCAGAACACGAGGAACGAGGTCCACGTCCGGGAGAAGCAGAAGGACGAGATTCAGGAGACCTCTTCGACCTCCAGAGCGTTCACGGTGCAGTTCCTGCCGGAGAGGCTCGCTGGAATCCTGGCGCAGGCTGAGAGGTACGCCAGGCAGACTCTTCTTCCTTTGATCTCGCAGTACACCCCTAGCTTCGTGACCGGGTCACGCTACGAGGAGCCCAAGTACTTTCCACCCCTCGGCGAGATCGCTTCGGAGGACAGGGAGGAAACCACCGTGAACAAGGATCAGGAGTTCGACTCGCAGACCGACTCCAACGAAGCCAAACACGAGGACTCCGACGAAGGAGTATCTGCGGTTGTCGAGGAAGTTCACAATGGCGGATCGAACTCCTCGAAGAACGAGTGGGTGCCCATAGAACCGGTGTCTTCTAGGAAAGATCATAACGTCTCCAGGTCCCTCAACTGGGGCCACGAGAAATACAACTGGTCCACTCACTCAGAGAGCAGCTTCGAAACCAACATCGATGACTGGGTGCCCATCACCAAGAAGGACAATTCTGAACCTTCGAATAACTCCAACGAAGTTTCGGCCAACGACAGGGATGTTCAAGAATCTGTAACGGAAAGTCTTAGGAACGAGACGAACGAAGACAAGGACGAGAGGAAGTTCATACCTCTGTTTGACCCAGATGAATCATCCACTTCGGACGACTCTGAAACTCGCTCGAGCACTTACTCTCACATTCAGAAGATTCCGAGACCTGTGGGGAGGAACGCTAGTGGAAATTTGACGAGGAGCATGGTATTCCCGTATGCGTACGAGAGGAAGAAGGATCCTAGGACTAGGTACATTCCTCTGATACCTGAGGAGGATCTGGGAAGGTCTCGCTTCGTATTTGATAGGGAACGATGA